In a genomic window of Bacteroidota bacterium:
- a CDS encoding DUF177 domain-containing protein, with protein MIKEDFFSTYEIEFANKDIGEHIFNFHVSSDFFSYFENSLVEQLESDVKIVLSKQDEGLFILNFLLKGKMNLRCDRCLSKFDFPFESNQKVVLKIGEKNENNEAFENIAYVGYNDTTLNISKFIYEFISEKLPMKKTCDLIGKKCDEQMLSKLDDLSLNSKENKIDPRWEGLKKLKNKLKEE; from the coding sequence GTGATAAAAGAAGATTTTTTTTCAACTTATGAAATTGAGTTTGCGAACAAGGATATTGGAGAACATATTTTTAACTTTCATGTTAGTTCGGATTTTTTTAGTTACTTTGAAAATTCATTAGTTGAACAGTTGGAATCTGATGTTAAGATTGTTCTTAGTAAACAAGATGAGGGTCTTTTTATATTGAATTTTCTTTTGAAAGGTAAAATGAATTTGAGATGTGATAGATGCTTATCTAAATTTGATTTTCCTTTTGAAAGTAATCAAAAAGTAGTTCTTAAAATTGGTGAAAAAAATGAAAATAATGAAGCGTTTGAAAACATTGCTTATGTAGGTTATAATGACACTACTTTGAATATTTCAAAGTTTATTTATGAGTTTATTTCAGAAAAGTTACCAATGAAAAAAACTTGTGATCTTATTGGGAAGAAATGTGATGAACAAATGCTTTCAAAACTTGATGATTTAAGTTTAAATAGTAAAGAAAATAAAATAGATCCTCGCTGGGAGGGATTAAAAAAATTAAAGAATAAATTAAAAGAAGAATAA
- the rpmF gene encoding 50S ribosomal protein L32, with amino-acid sequence MAHPKRKISKQRRDKRRTHYKSKSPQIAICQTTGEPHIYHRAYWYEGKLYYKGKVVLEKEAVE; translated from the coding sequence ATGGCACATCCAAAAAGGAAAATTTCTAAACAAAGAAGAGACAAAAGAAGAACACACTATAAATCGAAAAGTCCGCAAATAGCAATTTGTCAAACAACAGGTGAACCACATATTTATCACCGAGCATATTGGTATGAAGGGAAACTATATTATAAAGGTAAGGTTGTTCTTGAAAAAGAAGCAGTAGAATAA
- the plsX gene encoding phosphate acyltransferase PlsX produces the protein MKIGLDLMGGDFAPEAVLKGIQLKLKENDSNLSLVLFGNSDIINKNSKELFEEIKSSSNITFVEAPEVIEMGESPTKAITHKRKSSIVLGYEYLKNNEIDVFIGAGNTGAMLVGALYSVKSIEGVLRPTLSTVLPKVDNKFGILLDVGINPDCRQDVLYQFGLLGSLYLKYVHNFDNPKVGLLNIGSEEGKGNLLAQAAHKLMKSTSMFNFIGNVEGYDIFSDKTDVAVCDGFTGNIVLKTAEGIYKILKGRGIQDEYLDSLNYEKYGGSPILGINKPAIIGHGISSPRAFMGMIDMSVLVVEKDMVGEIKKVFQQNY, from the coding sequence ATGAAGATTGGCTTAGATTTAATGGGTGGTGATTTTGCACCCGAAGCAGTTTTAAAAGGTATTCAGCTAAAATTAAAAGAAAATGATAGTAATTTATCATTGGTTTTATTTGGGAATTCAGATATTATTAATAAGAATTCCAAAGAACTTTTTGAAGAGATAAAATCGAGTTCAAATATCACTTTTGTTGAAGCTCCTGAAGTTATTGAAATGGGAGAATCTCCAACAAAGGCAATTACTCACAAGCGTAAATCAAGTATTGTTTTAGGTTATGAATATTTGAAAAACAATGAAATTGATGTTTTTATAGGTGCAGGAAATACAGGAGCAATGCTAGTAGGTGCTCTTTATTCTGTAAAGTCAATAGAAGGTGTTTTGAGACCTACATTATCAACCGTATTACCAAAAGTGGATAATAAATTTGGAATTTTGTTGGACGTAGGAATAAATCCTGATTGCCGGCAAGATGTTTTGTATCAATTTGGCTTGTTAGGTTCCTTATACCTAAAATATGTGCATAATTTTGACAATCCAAAAGTTGGTTTATTAAATATTGGCTCGGAAGAGGGCAAAGGTAATTTGCTTGCTCAAGCCGCACATAAATTAATGAAATCAACTTCAATGTTTAATTTTATTGGCAATGTTGAAGGATATGATATTTTTTCTGACAAAACCGATGTTGCAGTATGTGATGGTTTTACAGGAAATATTGTTCTTAAAACCGCTGAGGGTATTTATAAAATTCTTAAGGGAAGAGGAATACAAGATGAATATCTGGATTCTTTAAACTATGAAAAATATGGAGGCTCACCAATTTTAGGAATTAACAAACCTGCCATTATTGGTCATGGAATTTCTTCACCAAGAGCATTTATGGGTATGATAGACATGAGTGTTTTGGTGGTTGAAAAAGATATGGTGGGTGAAATAAAGAAAGTTTTTCAACAAAATTATTAA
- a CDS encoding beta-ketoacyl-ACP synthase III, with amino-acid sequence MSNIKAAITGINTYVPDDLLTNADFEKIIDTTDEWIKTRTGITQRHILKEKGKGTSDIGAPAVKGLLEKTATHPDEVDLLICATVTGDMVFPATANIIADKVGIKNAFHFDINAACSGFIYSLVTASKFIESGVYKKVVVVGADKMSSIVDYTDRQTCVLFGDGGGAVMLEPSVDENGIQDSILQSDGKGRVHLHQKAGGSVKPPSHETIDAREHYIYQEGQPVFKFAVSKMADVSVEIMKRNNISPEKLTWLVPHQANMRIIEATARRMGIKKEQVMINIERYGNTTNGTIPLCLGEWEDKLKKGDNIILAAFGGGFTWGSIFIKWAYDGAK; translated from the coding sequence ATGAGTAATATTAAAGCAGCAATTACAGGAATAAATACTTATGTTCCGGATGATTTATTGACAAATGCTGATTTTGAAAAAATTATTGATACAACAGATGAATGGATAAAAACAAGAACAGGTATCACTCAGCGTCATATTTTAAAAGAAAAAGGCAAAGGAACATCTGATATTGGAGCACCTGCAGTAAAAGGATTGCTTGAAAAAACAGCAACTCATCCCGATGAGGTAGATTTGTTAATTTGTGCAACTGTAACGGGAGACATGGTATTTCCTGCAACAGCGAATATTATTGCTGACAAAGTAGGAATAAAAAACGCTTTTCATTTTGATATTAATGCTGCTTGTTCAGGCTTTATTTATTCATTAGTAACTGCATCAAAATTTATTGAATCAGGGGTTTATAAAAAAGTTGTAGTAGTAGGTGCTGATAAAATGTCATCAATTGTTGATTACACTGATAGGCAAACATGTGTGCTATTTGGTGATGGAGGAGGAGCTGTAATGCTTGAACCTTCAGTTGATGAAAACGGTATTCAAGATTCAATTTTGCAATCAGATGGTAAAGGAAGGGTTCATCTTCATCAAAAAGCCGGAGGTTCTGTAAAGCCTCCTTCACATGAAACCATTGATGCTCGTGAACATTATATCTATCAAGAAGGTCAGCCTGTATTTAAATTTGCTGTTTCAAAAATGGCAGATGTTTCTGTTGAAATTATGAAAAGAAATAATATTTCGCCTGAGAAATTAACATGGTTAGTTCCGCATCAAGCAAATATGAGAATCATTGAAGCAACAGCTCGAAGAATGGGAATAAAAAAAGAGCAGGTAATGATAAATATTGAAAGATATGGGAATACTACAAATGGAACAATCCCATTGTGTTTGGGAGAATGGGAAGATAAATTGAAAAAAGGTGATAATATTATTCTTGCAGCATTTGGCGGAGGATTTACATGGGGTTCAATATTTATTAAGTGGGCTTATGATGGTGCAAAATAA
- the efp gene encoding elongation factor P — MASTADFRNGLCLEIDKDIYQIVEFQHVKPGKGGAFVRTKLKGLTNGKVIDKTYNSGVKIKTARVERRKYQFLYKDDTGHIFMNNETFDQIPIREEIIPNPDLIKEGQEIEISFHDETETPLFCELPSFIELEIIYSEPGIKGDTATNALKPAKLETGAEIQVPLFVETGDFIKIDTRTRAYVERIKK, encoded by the coding sequence ATGGCAAGTACAGCAGATTTTAGAAATGGTTTATGTTTGGAAATTGATAAGGATATTTATCAAATTGTTGAATTTCAGCATGTAAAGCCAGGAAAAGGTGGAGCTTTTGTTAGAACAAAATTAAAAGGACTTACAAACGGAAAAGTTATTGACAAAACTTACAACTCAGGTGTAAAAATAAAAACAGCAAGAGTAGAAAGAAGAAAGTATCAGTTTTTATATAAAGATGATACCGGACATATTTTTATGAATAACGAAACATTTGATCAAATACCTATTAGAGAAGAAATTATTCCAAATCCGGATTTGATAAAAGAAGGGCAAGAAATTGAAATTTCTTTTCATGATGAAACAGAAACACCTTTATTTTGCGAATTACCATCTTTTATCGAGTTGGAAATTATTTATTCTGAGCCTGGAATAAAAGGAGATACTGCAACAAATGCATTAAAACCTGCAAAATTGGAAACAGGTGCAGAAATTCAAGTACCGTTATTTGTAGAAACAGGCGATTTTATTAAAATAGATACAAGAACAAGAGCCTATGTTGAAAGGATAAAGAAATAA
- the rplM gene encoding 50S ribosomal protein L13, producing the protein MDTLSYKTKFANKENSTQNWHLVDAEGEVLGRLSSKIANLVRGKYKPDFTEHFNSGDKVVVINAEKIRLTGKKWTDKKYIRHTGYPGGIRKRTAKQLLEVKPTELIIKAVKGMLPKNKLQKQYLKNLHVYVGTNHPHVAQNPQKIEIN; encoded by the coding sequence GTGGATACTTTAAGTTACAAAACAAAATTTGCAAATAAAGAAAACAGTACTCAAAACTGGCATCTTGTAGATGCAGAAGGAGAGGTTTTAGGTAGGTTGTCATCAAAAATTGCAAACCTCGTAAGAGGAAAATATAAGCCTGACTTTACTGAACATTTTAATTCAGGAGATAAAGTTGTTGTTATTAATGCTGAAAAAATCAGATTGACCGGAAAGAAATGGACGGACAAAAAATACATAAGGCATACAGGATATCCTGGTGGGATTAGGAAAAGAACCGCAAAACAACTTCTTGAGGTAAAGCCTACAGAATTAATAATAAAAGCAGTAAAAGGGATGCTACCAAAGAATAAATTGCAAAAGCAATATTTGAAAAATCTTCATGTTTATGTTGGTACTAATCACCCTCATGTAGCACAGAACCCTCAAAAAATTGAAATTAATTAA
- the rpsI gene encoding 30S ribosomal protein S9, with amino-acid sequence MENIHTVGRRKKSVARIYMSSGKGEIVINKKDYKDYFPIITYQKVINEAFIISENAEKYDIKATVHGGGVTGQAEAIRLAIARALVDADEENRDVLKKNGLLERDSRMVERKKPGQPKARKNFQFRKR; translated from the coding sequence ATGGAAAACATTCATACAGTAGGAAGGCGTAAAAAATCTGTAGCTAGGATTTATATGTCGTCCGGTAAAGGGGAAATTGTCATAAATAAAAAAGACTATAAAGATTATTTTCCAATAATAACATATCAGAAAGTAATAAATGAAGCATTTATAATTTCTGAGAATGCAGAGAAATACGATATAAAAGCTACTGTACATGGCGGTGGAGTTACAGGTCAAGCAGAAGCAATCAGGTTAGCTATTGCAAGAGCATTGGTAGATGCTGATGAAGAGAACAGAGATGTTTTAAAGAAAAACGGATTACTTGAAAGAGATTCAAGAATGGTTGAAAGGAAAAAACCCGGACAACCAAAAGCAAGAAAAAATTTCCAATTCAGAAAGAGATAA